CGCCGAGGAGAAGGGCGCGGTGCTGCACACCGGTACCGAGCTGCGCGCGGTGGCCCGCCGTACCGACGGCGTGACCGTGCAGACGTCGGCGGGGGAGCTGCGCTGCGGGGTGCTGGTGAACTGCGCGGGCCTGCACAGCGACCGGGTGGCCCGGATGGCCGGGGACGACCCGGGGGTGCGGATCGTCCCGTTCCGCGGCGAGTACTACGAGCTGGCCGAGCACCGGCGCGGGCTGGTCCGCGGACTGGTCTACCCGGTGCCGGACCCGGCCTTCCCGTTCCTGGGCGTGCACCTCACCCGCGGGATCCACGGGGACGTGCACGTCGGCCCGAACGCGGTGCCCGCGCTGGCCCGCGAGGGCTACGACTGGCGCACGGTCCGGCCGGGCGACCTCGCCGGGACGGCGCTCTTCCCCGGCACGTGGCGGATCGTCCGCCGGCACTGGCGGTACGAACTGGGCGAGCTGCACCGCTCGCTGTCCCGCAAGGCGTTCACCGCCGCGGTGCAGCGGCTGCTGCCCGCCGTCGCCGCCGAGGACCTGGTGCCCGCGGCGGCCGGGGTGCGGGCCCAGGCGGTGGCCCGGGACGGCTCGCTGCTGGACGACTTCGCCTTCGCCGGCTTCGACCCGGACGACCCGGCCTCGGCGCGGCGTACCGTCCACGTGCTGAACGCGCCCTCGCCGGCCGCCACCGCCTCGCTGCCGATCGGCCGGGAGGTGGCCCGCCGGGCGCTCGCCGCGCTGGAGGCCGGCGGCTGAGCGGTCGGCGCCGGGCGCGGTGCGGGGCGGCGGCGGTGAGACGCGGGCCACGCCGGGCGGCCGGCGGATCCTCGTAGACTGGGGCGATTGTGACTGCCACCGCCCCCAGCCCCGAGCTGTCCCCGTCCGCCCGGCTCTCCGCCGCCCCGGCCGCGTACCCGGCGCCGATGTACCCGCACAAGGCCACCGAGGCCCAGCACCGGGAGCGCCGCATCCGCAGCTTCCAGCCGCGCCGCGGCCGGATGACCAACGCCCAGGCCGACGCCCTGGACCGGCTGTGGGAGCAGTACGGCCTGGCGATCGACGGCACCCCGCTCGACCTGACGGCCCTCTTCGGCGACCTGCCGGTCACCCTGGAGATCGGCTTCGGCATGGGCGAGACCACCGCCGCGATGGCCGCCGCCGACTCCTCGACCGGCATCCTCGCCGCGGATGTGCACACGCCCGGCCACGGCAATCTGCTGCAGATGCTGGAGCGCAGCGGTTCGAGCAATGTCCGGCTCGCCGCCGGCGACGCGGTGATCCTGCTGCGCGACATGCTTCCGGACGCCTCGCTGGCCGGCCTGCGGGTCTACTTCGCGGACCCGTGGCCGAAGCCCAAGCACCACAAGCGGCGCCTCGTCCAGCCGCACTTCCTGGAGCTGGTGCTGCCGAAGCTCGCCCCCGGCGCCCTGGTGCACTGCGCCACCGACTGGGAGCACTACGCGGAGCAGATGCTGGACGTGCTCGACGCCTCGCCCGAGCTGGAGAACCTGCACCCCGAGGGTGACGGCAGCGGCTGGCTGGAGCCCGAGCAGCGCCCGGCCGGCAGCGTGCCCGGCTACGCGCCCCGGCCGGACTGGCGGCCGTTCACGAAGTTCGAGCGGGCGGGCCTGGCCAAGGGGCACGTCGTGCACGACCTGCTCTTCCGGCGCCGCTGAGCCATCGGCCGACCCCCGCCACATCCCGGTGGCGACTCTGCGCCACCGGGAGCTGACATGCCGTCACCCCGAGTGATCCGGGGTATACGGATTGTCCCGGGGGCTCCCCCTGCGCCGGAGGCGTCGCCTACGCTTTCCGGGTGAGCCGTCCGCCCAGCGGCAGCCCGTCCCCCCGCACCACGGCCCGCACTGCCGCCGACGAACCGCCCGCGACCCCCGCCGGCACCCGGACCATCCCGGGGCCCCGGGCCGGCGCGGTCCGCCGCCTGCTGCCGCTCTGGACGCGGCTGGAGGCCCTGCACCGCTCGCTGCACTACCCGGCGCTGTCCTCCTCGCTGGCGGCGTTCGCGCTGGCCGGCAGCGGGGTACTGATCCTTCACCTGGTGCAGCGGCAGACGGGCACCACCGGCCTGCTCGTCGGGCTGGGGCTCGCCCTGCTGCCGCTGCCCTTCGTGCTCGGCTCGCTGGCCTGGCTCAACCAGACCGCCCGGGTGCCGCTGCGGCACACCCTGTTCTGTCTGGCCTGGGGCGCCTGCGCGGCCACCACGGTGGCCCTGCTCGCCAACGGCTGGGCCAGCGACTTCCTGGTCGCCCACCAGGGCAGCAGCCGCGGCGAGACGCTCGGCGCCGAGGTCGCCACCCCGCTGATCGAGGAGCTCTGCAAGGGCGCCGCGATCCTCCTCCTGCTGCTGCCCGTCCGGCGGCGGCCCAGCTGCCGGCAGGACCACAGCTGCGCGCTGCTCGCCGACGCGCCCGGGCAGGGCGGGCCGGCGCCCGCCGTCCCCGGCCCGCGCCGGCCGCGGGCCGCGCTGCCCCGGATTCGGCCGCACCTGCGGCCGCTGCCGTACTTCCGCCCGCCGATCCTGCTCGCCCCCGGCAGCCGGACCCACCCCCGGGCCCGGTCCAGCCCGCGGACGCTGGCCGCGGGGCTCGTCCTCGGCGCGATCACCGCCTGCGGCTTCGCCTTCACCGAGAACGCCCTCTACCTGGGCCGCGCCTTCACCGACGACCAGCAGTCCCGGCTGGACTCCATCGGCTTCGGCGAGCCGCCGACGCTGCGCGACTTCGACTCCACGGTGCACACCTTCGTGCTGCGGGCCCTGCTGTCGCCGTTCGCGCACCCGCTGTTCACCGCGCTCACCGGCCTCGGGGTGGCGATCACCCTGACCACCGGGCGCCGCTGGCTCTCCCGGCTCGCCGCGCCGGTCGGCATGGCCGCGGCGGTCGGCCTGCACGGGGTGTGGAACGCGGCCGCCGGGCTGGGGACGGACGGCTTCCTGCTGATCTACGGGCTGGTCATGGTGCCCGCCTTCGCCACCCTGGTCTGCCTGGCGGTCTGGGCCCGCGCCCGGCGCTCCCGACAGCCGGCCCGCCCACCGCTGGAGGCGTGACCGGCACCCCTGCGGGGAATGGATTTCCCTTCCGTGCGTCCGTCACGTAGTGTTGGGTTCACCGACGCGGGGTGGAGCAGCTCGGTAGCTCGCTGGGCTCATAACCCAGAGGTCGCAGGTTCAAATCCTGTCCCCGCTACTCAGTAGCGCGAAGGCCCGGCAGATCATCTGCCGGGCCTTCGTCGTGTCCGGTGCCGTTTCTGGTGTCGTGCCCGAGGCCCGCCGGCCGCCGATCCGGGTACTGGCGGTACCCGGAAAATCCGTTGCCCTCCTCCGGAGCGCGTGCCTAAGGTGGCCGCACACTGAAAGGAGGTGATCCTGAGTTGAGTACCACCAGGATGCGTGAGGTGGCTGCTCGCTAGAGCCGCCCCTGCCTGTGCAGTGTGTGGGGCCTGACGGCCTCCGGCGGCAGGCGCAGACCCAAGCAGTCACCCGGCCCGCGGGCTCACCGGTACATCCCCGGTGCCTCGGCCGCCGGTCCCTCGCGGACCGGCGGCGGGGAAGCAGCCCGCGGGCCGTCTGCATGTCCGGGCCCGGTGCGGGCGCCCTCCCGGCCGGTGCGGCGACCTCCCGGAGTGACCGGGCGGTCCGCTACAGTCACTGCGGACCACAGGGGACCGGGGTGGGGGGTGGCTCGGGGTGGAGCTGGAGCGCGGTGGACAGCCGGTGCCGGCGGTACGGATCGGGCTGGCCGGGGTGGTCGGCGCCGGGCTGGTCGGCCTGGTGCTGCACGCGCTGGCGAGCGAGCACGGGATGCGGGCGCTCGGCGGCGGCCTGGTGGTTGCGGCGACCTTCGCGGTCGGCGGTGGCCTGCTCGGCTTTCTCTTCGGCATCCCCAAGCTGCTGACCAGCGGCGCGGCGGCCCACCCGGACGACCAGGCGGCGACTTCCACCGCGAGCTACGCGCCCAACACCAACCTGGAGCAGGTCTCCGACTGGCTGACCAAGATCCTGCTCGGCGCCGGCCTCACCCAGATCGGCACCCTGCCGCGGCGGCTGCGCGAGCTCGGCGAGGCCCTCGCCCCCGCGGTCGGCGGCGGCCCGGGCGCGGCCGGTTTCGCGGCGGCGCTCTCGGTGTACTTCACCGTCCTCGGCTTCCTCTCGGGCTGGCTGGTGACCCGGCTGCTGCTCGCCCGGGCGCTCTCCGCCGCCGACCGGCAGACCCTCGCCGACTCGGTGAACCAGACGGTGCTGGCCGCCGAGTCACTGAACTTCGCCCCGCGGCAGGTGCGGAACCTCTTCGAGACCGGTGTCGAGGGCCTGCGGGTGCAGGCGCTCGCCCTGCTGCAGGGCAAGCCGGATCCGGAGAACCTGGACCTCGTCGTCTCGGCGATCGACCGGCACCTGTCGCCCTTCGAGCTCCTGCAGGCCCTGCTCGCCGCCAAGGCGATGCTGGACCGGCCGGAGCCGACCGCGGAACAGCGGGCGGCGCTGCGCGCGGCGGTCGCCTACAAGATCCGCAACACCCGGAACGTGCCGCCCTACTCGCGGCGGCGGGCGGTCGCGGAGGAGGTGCTGCGCAAGGTGCCCGCCCCCGGCGGGCAGGCCCAGGAGGGCGAGGGCGGCGGTGACGCCCGTCCGGAGGGCGCCGAGGTGCCGCCGATCCCGGCTCAGGTGCGGGCGCCGGAGGAGCCGGCCGCCCCCTGACGGCGGCGGGCGGCCCGCAGCCGCAGCACCCGGCGGTCCAGCCCCTCGGCCCGCAGCACGGTGATCCTGCTGGTGACGCCGTGCCGGCCGAGCGCGGCGCGGAGCCCGTCGAGGTGGGGGCAGCGCCGGCCGGCGCCGTCGTGCAGCGGGTGCACGCGAACCTCGCCGGCCGGGTCGGTCACCCGCACGAGTTCGAGCAGGGCGGCCAGCTGCTCGTCCGGGCCGAACCGCTCGGGGTAGGCGAACAGCAGGTACGAGCTGAGGGTGAGTGCGAAGGTGCCGTCGGCGAACGGCAGACGGGGTAACTCGGCCGCCACGTAGCGGTCGGGGTGGGCGGCGCGGTCGGCCGCGAAGAGTGCCCGGGCCCGGTCCCAGCTGCGCAGGTACTTGTCGTACCGCAGGTGGCGGGCCGCCGGATACCGGCCGGGGGTGCTGCGCATCTGGACGGCCATCGCGTCCCGCCCGGCGCGGGCGAGCCCGGCGAGCACGGCCGGCGGGGCGGCGTACAGCGGGTCGGCGGCGACCACCCGGCAGCCGAGCGCGCGGGCCTCGGCGGCGAGCCCGGCGGCGCCGCCGGGGCAGTCCAGCAGCGGGCCGGGCAGGTCGCGCAGCGCGGCCCGGCTGAGGCCGAAGAACGCGCAGTACTCGTCGAGCGGACGGGACGTCACCAGCACGGCGGCTCCCTCACGGACGGGCGGTGCCGGGGCACGGTACGGGCTCATCGGACCACGGCCCGCGGCGGCCCGCATCCGGGCGTCCGGGGCCGCGGACGCCCGGAGGGGGAGGGGTGTCCGGTGCCGCTCAGCGGGCGCCGAGCAGGCCGCGGACGGCGAGCCGGTTGACCCCGGTGAGCCCGCGGACCAGCAGCGGGGTGAGCAGCACCAGGGCGATGCCCACCGCCGAGACGCCGGCGATCTGCGCGGGCGAGGTGATGTAGTACTCGTGGTGCCGGCCGGCGTCGGTGGTGAACTCGAACACCCGGTAGCCGGGCCAGTCGGTGTACCGGGCGAACACCCAGTGGTAGAGCGGGTACAGCGCGACCACCCAGCCGGTGACCAGGAAGGTCACGGTGAGGGCGAAGCTCAGCACCGCCCAGGGGAACATCAGCACCTGGTGCAGCACCGCCCGCCAGCCGGCGCCGTCGGCCAGCCGGGCGGTGACGGTGCCCCAGAAGCCGGGGCGCTTCGGGCGGACCGGCTCCGGCGCGGCGACGGGCGTGCCGAGCAGGACGCGGGCGCGGTGGCGCTCCAGCGAGCCGAAGCCGCGCGCCAGCACCAGCAGCAGGGCCAGCACCGGCAGGCCGAGCGCGGTGACCAGCAGGCCGAGGCCGGCCGAGAAGAGCGTCACCGCGACGGTGAATGCGGCGATCGCGACCGGCAGGCCGGTCAGCACGAAGCCGATCTCGCGGTAGGTGGCGGCCGCGAACGGCGCCCGCAGGAAGCCGGGCCGCCGGGCGGCGGGCACGTCGGACCGATACGGTGCGGTGGTCGGGTTCAGCGGTGCGGTGGTCATCTGGGGCCCCTCGGTGTCCGTCTGGAGTGACGGTTCCACGGTGCCGGAGCCGGACGCCCGGGGTAATCCGGCCCACCGGCGGGTCAGGGGTGGGGCTGTCCCCACCCGTCCCCTGCGGCGGGCCGTACCCACTCGTCCTCCAGCAGGGAGAACAGCAGGGAGTCGTGCCAGGCTCCGCGCAGCAGCTGGTCGTGCCGGATCCGGCCCTCCTGCCGGAAGCCGGCCCGGGCGAGCACCCGCGCCGAGGCGGTGTTCGCCGGGTCGACCCGGGCCGCGAGCCGGTGCAGGCCGAGCGTCCCGAAGGCGAATCCGCAGAGCAGCGCGGTGATCTCGCCGGCGTAGCCGTGGCCCCAGGTGTCCCGGCGCAGCGCACAGCCCAGCGAGGCTGCGCGGTGCCCTTCGAGGCCGAGGACGGCGCTGCCGATCGGCAGGGCCTCCTCCCCCTCCTCGCGCAGGGTCACGGCGAGCCGGTAGACGGTGCGCGGGTCCTGCTCGGCCTCGTCGAGGTACAGCTCGATCTGGTCGGCGCACTCCTCCTCGTCGCGCGGCTCGAAGGGCAGGTACCGGGCGGCCTCCGGGTCGCCGAACACGGCGAACAGGGCGTGGACGTCCTCGGGGGCGAGCCGGAACTCGCGGATCGCCAGGCGCGGGCCGGCCAACCGGACCTGGCGCACCGTCCGGACCTGTTCGGGTGTCATGGCCGCCGACCCTACCCCGGGCCTGACCCCGCGGGCCCCGGATGCCGCGCCGCGGGCCCCGCACCGGTTACGGTACCGGCGTGAACGACGAAGACCTGCAGCTCATCCCCCGTACCCGCGCCGAGGAGCTGCTCGACTGGGCGGACGCCCAGGGCCTGCCCACGGTGCCGGAGGAAGCGGCCCGGCAGGTGCTGGCGCTGCTGGAGCTGAGCGGCGCGCCGCTGCACGACGGCTGGCCCGAACTGGGCTCGGCGGTACTGGAACAACTGCTGCACGAGCGGCTCCACCTGTACGTGCAGCCGGACGGCGACCCCGGCGCGTACGGCGCGGCCGTGCGGCTGCTCATCGACCACCAGCGGGCGGTTCGCCGGCTGAACGCCAAACGGCAGGAACGGCTGCACGCGGAGGCGGACTGGCAGGGCGAGCTGCTGGGGACGCTGCTGCGGCAGCCGCAGCTGCTCACCTGGCCCCGGCTCTACACCCTGCTGCTGCGCGCGGACGGGGTGGACACCGCGGACACCGACGCCGTCCGGGCCTGGCTGGACGGCTTCCGCGCGCTGGAGCCCGCGGACCGGACGGCGGCGTACGCGGCGCTGGTCGACGCCGGCGCGCTGGACCCGATGTCCGGGGCCGACGCCGCCCTCGGCTGGGGCGAGGCGCACCTGCTGTCGATCGGGATGGCGACCGACGGCGCGCGGCGGCTGCTGGAGTACGGGCTGATGCAGCGCAGCTACCGCAACCTGGCGGCGCTGACCGCGCTCGGCGAGCCGATGCCGTATGAGCTGCGGGGCGAGTTCGAGGACTTCGAGCAGGTGGTGGCGGACGTCGCACTCTGGCTGTGCGGGCAGTGGACCGTCCCGGGGCTGCCCGCCCTGCTGGTGGCCGACTACCCGGACCTGGCCCCCGAACCGGGCACCGCCGAACTGGAGGCGTACGCCGCGGCCCGCCAGGAACCGGAAGGGGACGCCCACGTGTAGGGGCGCTTCGATGAGTGCCTAGGGCTGGACGCCGTGGGAGCGGAGCCAGCTCAGGGGGTCGACGGGGGCGCCGCCGGCGGGGCGGACCTCCAGGTGGAGGCGGGGGGTGGTGACGCTGCCGGTGGCGCCGACCGCGCCGAGGACGGTGCCGCGCTCGACCGGGCCGTCGGTGACGGCGAGCCGGTTGAGGTGGCAGTACCAGATCTCGGTGCCGTCGGGCAGGGTCTCGACGATCCGGTAGCCGTAGGAGCCGGCCCAGCCGGCCGAGGTGACGGTGCCGTTGCCGACGGCGGTGACCGGGGTGCCGGTGGCGGCCTGGAAGTCGAGGCCGGTGTGCAGGTGGGCCCAGTGGCCGGTGGGGCCGTACTGGGCGCCGAGGGTGTAGCCGGTGGTCGGCAGGGCGAGCGCGGTGGCGTCCACCGCGGCCTGGGCGGCGCGGCGCGCCGCGGCCTCCTGGGCGGCGGCGAGGCGGGCGGCCTCGTCGGCGGCGGTGCGGTGGTCGGCCTGCTGCTGGATCCGGGCGGCGAGGGCGAGGCCCGGGTCGGCGGCGTCGGCCGCCTGGTCGGGGGCGGTCACCGCGGGTTCGGCGGCGGCGGCCGGGCCGGCTGCGGCCGCGGTCATGCCGGCGGCGCCGAGGGTGGCGGCCATGGTGGCGGTGACGCCGAGCAGCGGGCTGCCGCTCCTGGTCTGGCGGGGTACCCGGTGGCGGGCCTGGTCGGCCTGGTCCCAGGGGTGGTCGAGGAGCTGGGTGGCTGCGGCGGTGGGGTCCGCCGAGTGCGTCGACGCCACGGGGCGCACTCCTTTCCTTCCCTCTCGCCGACCGGGTTAGCTGACGGGTTCGGAGCAGGAAGGTCTCCTACGGCTGGGCCACCGGCCCTGCCGATTCACCCCAAGGAACGTGGTTCCCCGGTTCCCGGGGCCACCGGCGAAGGCAGACCGCGGGATTGAGCGACACGCGCACGGTGCCGTGTCGGTACGGCGTTGCCGACCGCGCTGCGTTATCAAACGTTAATGCCGTGCCCGCCTTGATTCCAAGCGTCTGCGGAGGTGGATTCGTAAGGGCTGCGGGCGAAATGGGCGATTTGCCATGGATTGCGAAACGGCCTCTGACGGAGGGTGATCGGACACTCCGGAGTGAGTATCCGTACTCATGCAAGCCCGCCGCGGCTCCGGGACCCTGCAGAGCATGAGCGCACCGATGCAGCCCCGCACCACGGCCGCGTACTACGTGCAGGCCGTCCTGTCCTTCGCCCTCGCCACCGCCGCCCTGGCGATCGGGATCGTCCGCCTCCCGGTGGACGCCTGGATGCGCGCCTTCCTGGCGGTCGCCCTGCTGTACGTGATCACGTCGTCGTTCACGCTGGCCAAGGTGGTCCGCGACCGCCAGGACGCCGGCGACCTGGTCTCCCGGGTCGACCAGGCCAGGCTGGAGAAGCTGCTGGCCGAGCACGACCCGTTCCGGACGGAGGGACTCTGACCGGTCGCGGCGGTCAGCTGCCGGAGGCGGCGGCGCGGGCCCGCTTGGCGGCGAAGGTCTCGCCGCCGGCGGCCCAGTTCTCGGCCGGGACCTCCTCGACGACCACCCAGACGTTGGCCGGGTCCATTCCGGTGGCCCGGGCGTAGGCGGCGGTGAGCTCGCGGGCGATCTCGGCGCGCTGCTCCTCGGTGCGGCCGGCCAGCTGCTTGACGGTGATGAAGGGCATGACGCCTCCGGTCTCTCGACTCTCGGCCCGGTCTCGGTCCGGCGGCACGGTACCGCAGGCCGCACCCGCCTCCTTGACAGCTATGGCTATTAGCCATAGCTTTATGGCTACGGGCAATCAGCCGCGTCAGCGAGGCCAAGGAGGCCGGCCGTGAACGACACCCAGCACGCCCCGCAGACCCGTCACCTGGACGTTCCCGGCGGCCGGCTGGCGTACGACGACACGGAGCGGGGTGCCGGCGTCCCGGTCGTCCTGCTGCCCGGGATGCTCGACCTGCGGGCGGCCTACCGGCACGTGCACCCGCTGCTCACCGCCGCCGGGCACCGGGTGGTCACCATGGACCTGCGCGGCATGGGCGAGTCCTCGACCGCGTGGGACGACTACTCGCCGACCGCGATCGCCGGCGACGTCCGCGCCCTGCTCGACCACCTGGGCATCGCACGCGCCGTCCTGGTCGGCAGCTCGTACACCGGCGCCACCGTGGTGCGGGTCGCCGCGGACGCGCCGGAGCGGGTCGCCGGGATCGTCCTGATCGACGCCTTCTTCGAGAACTTCCCGCCCACCCTGCTGCAGAGGGCCATGGTCGGCCTGCTCGGCCCGGCCGTCACGTGGTTCCCGGCGCTGTGGGGCGCAGCGCAGAAGCTCTACTTCCCGACCGCACGGCCGGCCGACTTCGACGAGTACCGGGCCCGGCTGGTCGCCTCGCTCAAGCGGCCGGGCCGCCGCGGGGCGATCCGCGGCTACGTCCGTGGCGACTCCGCGCCGACCGGCTGGGGCGCCGGCGTGACCTGCCCCGCGCTGGTCGTGATGGGCAGCCGCGACCCCGACTTCCCCGACCCGGCCGCGCTCGCCGAGCGGCAGGCCGAGGCGCTGCGCGGACGTAAGGTGATCATCGAGGGCGGCGGCCACTACCCGATGGCCGGTTACCCGCAGGCCACCGCCGACGCCCTGCTGCCCTTCCTGACCGAAGTGAACGAGGTCGCCTGATGCCCAGGGCCGGTCTGACCCCCGCCGCCGTCGTCGACCACGCGCTCGGGCTGCTCGACGAGCAGGGCCCGGAGGCCCTCACCCTGGCCGCCGTGGCCGGCCGGGCCGGCGTGGCCACCCCCTCGCTCTACAAGCACGTCTCCGGCGGGCTTGGCGAGCTGCGCGGGCTGATCGCCGTCCGGGTGACCGGCGAGCTGACCGAGCGGTTGTCGGGCGCGGTGCTCGGCCGCGGCGGGGACGAGGCGCTCGCCGCGCTGATCGACGCCTACGTCGACTACGCGGTGCGCCATCCTCACCGGTACGCGGCGTTGCCGCAGGCCCCGCAGGACGACCCGGAGCTGACCGCGGCGGCCGGCCGGCTGGTCGAGGTGATCCTGGCGGTGCTGCGGGGGTACGGCCTGACCGGCTCCGAGCTGGTCCACGCGGCCCGGACGGTCCGCGCCGCGGCGCACGGCTTCGCCTCGCTGAGCACCGCCGGCGGCTTCCGGCTCGCCGAGGACCCGGCGACCACCCGGCAGCGGCTGACCGGGGTGCTGGTGGCGGGTCTGCGCGACTGGCCGCGCTGAACGACCGTGACCCGGCGGCGTCCCGCGCGTTGTGCAGGGCATGAAGAAGCGCAGCATGCTCGCCTTTGCCTCGCTCGCCGTCGGCGTCGTCGCCTCGCTGACCGCTCCGAGCGCCCACGCCGACGGGTCGCAGCACCGCACCGGAGACGGCCGGACGGTCACCGGCACCGAGCTCCCGGACTCCGCGGCCGAGCTGCCGGTCGAGGACGCCGACCTCGCCTGAGCCCGGGCGGCCGCCGCCGCCCGCCCCCACCTCCACGGGCCCGTGCCGACCGGCGCGGGCCTCGGTGCTGTCCGGGGCCGCCGGGACCGGGGTTGACGCGGGGCGGGTCGGCGGCGGAAGGTGCTGGGGCACCCCGCCCCTCGCACCAGGACCTCGCCATGGACACCGTCACCGACCGCCTCCGCAGCAATCTCACCGGCCAGCCGCTGCTGGCGACCCTGGGGGTGGAGATCGTCGAGCTGGCCCGCGGCCGGGTGGTGCTCGACCTGCCGGTGCGGCCCGGGGTGACCCAGCAGAACGGTTTCGTGCACGCCGGCGCGATATCCACGCTCGCCGACGCGGCGGCCGGGGCGGCCGCGCTCTCCCTGATGCCCGCGGGCAAGGACGTGCTCAGCGTGGAGTTCAAGCTCAACCTGCTGAGCCCCGGGGTGGGTGAGCGGCTGCGGGCCACCGGCACGGTCGTCCGCAGCGGGCGCACCATCACCGTCGTGGGTGCGGAGGTCCGTTCGGTCAGCGGTGGCATCCCCGGCAAGGAGGTCGCGCTGCTCCAGGGCACGATGATCGCCGTGGAGCACACCCGGTGAACGCCGGCGCGGGGGACGGCCGGGGCGGGTTCCGGGACAGCTCTGTCACCGAATCCGGACGGCGGAGGCCGTCGGACGGGGTAGGCCGGGTGGTGGAGGACGGTGCGCGGCAGCCCGGCGGCGCCCGGCAGGGACACGGAGGACGTGGAGAGATGACGAAGACGGCCAGAAGCACCGCGCCCGCCACCGGACTCATCCCCGGGCAGCGCCCGCCGGTCGAGCCGCCGGTCGAGCCGGCCGCCGACGCACCGCCGGCCGGCGGGCTCGCCGCGCTGCGCCGGGCCTTCGCGGTCGCCCGCGGCCTGTGCACCCTGCGGCCGGTGCCGGCGCGGGTCCAGGAGCCGTACGGGGAAGTGGACGGCCAGTGACGGATTGACGCGTCGTCATGCCGAAATCCGGCTTTTTGACGCGTTCAAATCATCAATCTGGTGATCTGTTCACACATACGTAGGATCATCATCCTAGAATTCGCCGCGTGACGATGTCTCAGTGGTGCGCAGCGGCAGCCGTTGTCCTCGCCGTCCCCGCGGTTCTGACCGCCGCGAGGTACCGGGCCGTCACCCGCACCCTGCGCCGCCGGCTCGACGATCAGCAGCACGAACTCGACTCCCTGCGCGGCCGGTTGGCGGGCGAGCTGGCTCGGCGCAGCGCCGAGAGCGCCGCCGTCCAGCGCGAGCAGGAGCTCACCGCCGGCACCCAGCGCGCCTTCCTCAGCGTCGCCCGCCGCATCCTGGTGATGGCCCACGACCAGCAGGCCGGGCTGGACGAGATGGAGCGCACCCACGACGACCCCGTCCTGCTGGAGGGGCTGCTCAAGGCCGATCACGCCGCGGCCCAACAGGCCAGGCTGGCACAGACCCTGGCGGTGCTCTGCGGCGCGCGGGCCGGCCGCCACTGGCCCGAGCCGGTCGCGCTGGAGGACGTGGTGCGGGGCGCGCAGTCGCGCATCCTGCCGTTCCAGCGGGTGGTGGTGCGCAGCCGGCTGGAGACCGCGGTGGTCGGTGCCGCCGCCGAGGCGCTGATCCACGCGGTGGCCGAGCTGCTGGACAACGCGACCCGCTACTCCCCGCCCAGCACCCAGGTGTTCGTCACGCTGATGCCGGTGCACAACGGTGCGGTGATCGAGATCGACGACGCCGGTGTCGGCATGCCCGAGGGCGCGGTGGAGAAGGCCGCCACCGCGCTGAGCGGCGGCGGCGGGCTGGAGGTGTCCCGGCTGGGCGAGGTGCCGCAGCTGGGCCTCGCCGCGGTCGGGCGGCTGGCCGAGCAGTACGGCTTCCGGGTCACGCTCAGTTCGGCGCCCTCGCCGTACGGCGGCGTCCGGGTGGTCGTCCTGCTGCCCAACGCGCTGCTCACCGAGCCGCTGCCGCACTCGCCGGTCGCGGCCGTCCCCGCGGCGCCGGCCGCCGCACCCGTCCCGACCGCGCCCGCACCGGCCGTCCGGGCCGCGGTCGCGCCCGCCGAGGAACGGCCCGCCGCCCCGGCCGAACCGGCGGCGCCGGAGGCGCCCGCCCCCGGCACCCTGCCGCGCCGTACCAACCGCCGCCGGCCCGCCGCTGCGGCCGGGCGGCACGCCGCCGGGCAGCCCGCTGCCGGCGGCGCCGTGCCGCCCCGCTCGGCCCGGGAGGCGCAGGCCTTCATGGCGCTCTTCCAGGCCGGCACCGCCAGCGGACGCTCGGCCACCGGCCTCGCCCGCAGTGACCGTCAGGACCAGCACGACCAGCAGGACCGGCACGATCCGCAGAACCCGCAGCACCAGCAGGACCAGCAGCACGGCACTCCGGCCACGCCCACCCCCGGGCCGACCGGGACGCTTCCGACTTCCCCCCAACACCCCCTGCGCGCAGGAGAGTTCTATGACCACCAACCCTGACCTCGGCTGGCTTCTCGCGGACATCGTCTCCGTGCCGGAGGTACGGCACGCCGTCGTGGTGTCCAACGACGGCCTGGAG
This genomic window from Streptomyces sp. TLI_235 contains:
- a CDS encoding L-2-hydroxyglutarate oxidase; this translates as MRYDVDVLVVGGGIVGLSTAYALTRAQPGLRVAVLEKEQDLAAHQTGRNSGVIHSGVYYRPGSLKARYATGGAAEMVEFCREQGIAHEVTGKLIVATSADELPRLAALAERGRANGIPVAELDAAGIAAHEPEVCGVAGLHVGTTGICDFPAVARRYARLAEEKGAVLHTGTELRAVARRTDGVTVQTSAGELRCGVLVNCAGLHSDRVARMAGDDPGVRIVPFRGEYYELAEHRRGLVRGLVYPVPDPAFPFLGVHLTRGIHGDVHVGPNAVPALAREGYDWRTVRPGDLAGTALFPGTWRIVRRHWRYELGELHRSLSRKAFTAAVQRLLPAVAAEDLVPAAAGVRAQAVARDGSLLDDFAFAGFDPDDPASARRTVHVLNAPSPAATASLPIGREVARRALAALEAGG
- a CDS encoding tRNA (guanine-N7-)-methyltransferase yields the protein MTATAPSPELSPSARLSAAPAAYPAPMYPHKATEAQHRERRIRSFQPRRGRMTNAQADALDRLWEQYGLAIDGTPLDLTALFGDLPVTLEIGFGMGETTAAMAAADSSTGILAADVHTPGHGNLLQMLERSGSSNVRLAAGDAVILLRDMLPDASLAGLRVYFADPWPKPKHHKRRLVQPHFLELVLPKLAPGALVHCATDWEHYAEQMLDVLDASPELENLHPEGDGSGWLEPEQRPAGSVPGYAPRPDWRPFTKFERAGLAKGHVVHDLLFRRR
- a CDS encoding protease prsW family protein, coding for MSRPPSGSPSPRTTARTAADEPPATPAGTRTIPGPRAGAVRRLLPLWTRLEALHRSLHYPALSSSLAAFALAGSGVLILHLVQRQTGTTGLLVGLGLALLPLPFVLGSLAWLNQTARVPLRHTLFCLAWGACAATTVALLANGWASDFLVAHQGSSRGETLGAEVATPLIEELCKGAAILLLLLPVRRRPSCRQDHSCALLADAPGQGGPAPAVPGPRRPRAALPRIRPHLRPLPYFRPPILLAPGSRTHPRARSSPRTLAAGLVLGAITACGFAFTENALYLGRAFTDDQQSRLDSIGFGEPPTLRDFDSTVHTFVLRALLSPFAHPLFTALTGLGVAITLTTGRRWLSRLAAPVGMAAAVGLHGVWNAAAGLGTDGFLLIYGLVMVPAFATLVCLAVWARARRSRQPARPPLEA
- a CDS encoding putative sensor protein; the protein is MTTAPLNPTTAPYRSDVPAARRPGFLRAPFAAATYREIGFVLTGLPVAIAAFTVAVTLFSAGLGLLVTALGLPVLALLLVLARGFGSLERHRARVLLGTPVAAPEPVRPKRPGFWGTVTARLADGAGWRAVLHQVLMFPWAVLSFALTVTFLVTGWVVALYPLYHWVFARYTDWPGYRVFEFTTDAGRHHEYYITSPAQIAGVSAVGIALVLLTPLLVRGLTGVNRLAVRGLLGAR
- a CDS encoding RimJ/RimL family protein N-acetyltransferase, yielding MTPEQVRTVRQVRLAGPRLAIREFRLAPEDVHALFAVFGDPEAARYLPFEPRDEEECADQIELYLDEAEQDPRTVYRLAVTLREEGEEALPIGSAVLGLEGHRAASLGCALRRDTWGHGYAGEITALLCGFAFGTLGLHRLAARVDPANTASARVLARAGFRQEGRIRHDQLLRGAWHDSLLFSLLEDEWVRPAAGDGWGQPHP
- a CDS encoding peptidase M23-like protein, giving the protein MASTHSADPTAAATQLLDHPWDQADQARHRVPRQTRSGSPLLGVTATMAATLGAAGMTAAAAGPAAAAEPAVTAPDQAADAADPGLALAARIQQQADHRTAADEAARLAAAQEAAARRAAQAAVDATALALPTTGYTLGAQYGPTGHWAHLHTGLDFQAATGTPVTAVGNGTVTSAGWAGSYGYRIVETLPDGTEIWYCHLNRLAVTDGPVERGTVLGAVGATGSVTTPRLHLEVRPAGGAPVDPLSWLRSHGVQP
- a CDS encoding 4-oxalocrotonate tautomerase, producing the protein MPFITVKQLAGRTEEQRAEIARELTAAYARATGMDPANVWVVVEEVPAENWAAGGETFAAKRARAAASGS